TTTATGTAAATCGGAACGGAATTATTTCCATTGATGATTTTGCCGTAAGATACGATCAGATTCAGCCGATGATGCTAAAAAAACTTGCCGAAAATTCTGCTATTATTACATGTTTCCGCACGGATGCTTATGTGGATTATGGCGTTATGGTAGATATTATGAATGAATTGAAAAAGGCTGAAGCCTTACGGGTATCATTCGAGGCAAAACAAAAGCGATAAGCAAAGTCCTCAAATTTCACAAAGGATTTACATAAGGCATTAAGTGAATAGAACGAATTAGAAGAAAGTTAGACAAATTAGTTGAAATCAAGGTAAATTAAAGGTAAATAAATGCAAAAAAGATCAGATAATAATTTTTTGGATTGGAAGGATGAGGTAAACTCATTGTATGAAAAAGCATTAAGTTTTGCTTTATTAATTCTACTTTTTGCTTTTATCGTTTTTCCCAAACTTGAAATAAAACCTTATCAGCATGTTGAAAAGGTCATCCAAACCATTGATATCCCACCTGAAATTCAAAAGAAAATTAAACCGCCAACAGAAGTAAAGCCCGTAATTCCGCTCACAA
This window of the Candidatus Cloacimonadota bacterium genome carries:
- a CDS encoding biopolymer transporter ExbD produces the protein MAKIIRKTKIGTDVPDAGMSDIAFLLLIFFMVSTTFVKEKGLNVVLPEANAVQKINRQNAATIYVNRNGIISIDDFAVRYDQIQPMMLKKLAENSAIITCFRTDAYVDYGVMVDIMNELKKAEALRVSFEAKQKR